The Paracoccus sediminicola genome has a segment encoding these proteins:
- a CDS encoding SDR family oxidoreductase, with protein MNILILGHGYSASALTPRLVDAGWHVVGTTRGDPERVVAAGAEPLLWPGDDARLRTEIAGADAILTCVAPDSQLDLTNEVAPITRNRHESTVAASFALDPVLRCFSESLRSAPARWVGYLSSTSVYGDHGGAWVDEATPPTPSSPRAAARLAAEHAWSDLARDAVWPLIIFRLAGIYGPGRGPLAKLRRGTARRIVKSGQVFSRVHVEDIAGAILASLQQVFGDVGATVDTGQNGRSVSIYNLCDDAPAAPEETLEAAARLLGVEPPPKEAFETADLSPMARSFYGDSKRVSNARSRQELGYCYEYPDLKSGLAAILRDEMPTTR; from the coding sequence ATGAACATCCTCATTCTTGGACATGGCTATTCTGCCTCTGCCCTGACGCCACGCCTGGTGGATGCTGGATGGCATGTTGTCGGAACAACGCGCGGCGATCCTGAGCGTGTTGTCGCGGCGGGGGCCGAGCCGCTGCTGTGGCCCGGTGACGACGCGCGGCTGCGAACAGAGATCGCCGGCGCCGACGCGATCCTGACCTGCGTGGCGCCCGACAGTCAGCTGGATCTGACCAACGAGGTCGCGCCTATCACCAGGAATCGGCACGAATCCACCGTTGCGGCGAGTTTTGCGCTGGATCCAGTACTGCGTTGTTTTTCGGAGAGCTTGCGTTCCGCACCGGCCAGATGGGTTGGCTATCTTTCCTCGACCAGCGTCTACGGCGATCACGGCGGCGCTTGGGTGGATGAAGCCACACCACCCACCCCTTCGTCGCCGCGCGCGGCGGCTCGGCTCGCGGCAGAGCATGCGTGGTCCGATCTTGCCCGCGACGCGGTATGGCCGCTGATCATCTTCCGCTTGGCGGGTATCTATGGTCCAGGGCGCGGCCCGCTTGCAAAGCTGCGGCGCGGGACGGCGCGGCGGATCGTCAAGTCGGGCCAGGTCTTTTCTCGTGTCCATGTCGAGGATATCGCCGGGGCGATTCTCGCATCCCTCCAACAGGTTTTCGGCGACGTAGGGGCTACGGTGGATACCGGCCAAAATGGCCGAAGCGTTTCGATCTACAATCTCTGCGACGACGCCCCCGCAGCGCCGGAGGAAACCCTCGAGGCCGCCGCTCGGCTGCTTGGGGTTGAGCCTCCGCCGAAGGAAGCCTTTGAAACTGCCGATCTGAGCCCTATGGCGCGCAGTTTTTATGGTGACTCCAAACGGGTCAGCAACGCACGGTCTAGGCAGGAGCTCGGCTATTGCTATGAATATCCGGATCTGAAAAGCGGGCTTGCCGCGATCCTTCGCGACGAGATGCCCACAACTCGCTGA
- a CDS encoding flagellar hook capping FlgD N-terminal domain-containing protein, which yields MVTTNPTAAPAVAPPPTASPPSKASFAGGDFETFLKMLTAQIKNQDPMNPMEGADFAVQLATFSGVEQQVKTNDLLEKIAGQSGAGALSGYSDWIGKKVRTTGEVYFGEQPLTMEIQPDPAADEVILVATDQYGREISREDIGTGAGTVEWFGRDAGGDRLPQGLYRFSLESMRGGEVIARSDVPSYSAVQEIQMGDRGVSFVLSGGAMATLDEVDALAM from the coding sequence ATGGTGACCACCAATCCGACAGCCGCACCTGCCGTCGCCCCGCCCCCGACGGCGAGCCCCCCAAGCAAGGCAAGCTTCGCGGGTGGTGATTTCGAGACTTTTCTGAAAATGCTGACCGCGCAGATCAAGAACCAGGACCCTATGAACCCGATGGAGGGCGCGGATTTCGCTGTTCAGCTTGCCACATTCTCCGGGGTCGAACAGCAGGTGAAGACAAACGACCTCCTTGAAAAGATCGCCGGGCAAAGCGGTGCAGGCGCTCTTTCAGGCTATTCTGACTGGATCGGAAAAAAGGTGCGGACCACGGGTGAGGTGTATTTCGGCGAGCAGCCTCTTACCATGGAGATTCAGCCAGATCCTGCGGCGGACGAGGTTATTCTCGTCGCAACGGACCAATATGGGCGTGAGATCAGCCGAGAGGATATCGGTACCGGCGCGGGCACAGTCGAATGGTTCGGCAGAGACGCTGGCGGCGACCGCCTTCCGCAGGGCCTGTATCGCTTTTCGCTGGAGAGCATGCGCGGCGGCGAGGTCATCGCTCGCAGTGACGTACCTAGCTATAGCGCGGTGCAGGAAATTCAGATGGGCGATCGCGGCGTCTCCTTCGTGCTCAGTGGCGGTGCGATGGCGACGCTGGATGAGGTCGATGCGCTTGCGATGTAA
- a CDS encoding IS256 family transposase, with the protein MTDDRMTLIELVEKQADGDLVREMLAFAAERIMEAEVEERTGAAKGARSPLREVQRNGYRDRDWDTRAGRIALEIPKLRKGSYLPSFLEPRRTAEKALVAVIQEAYVQGVSTRSVDDLVKAMGAGGMSKSQVSRLCVEIDERVNAFLSRPLEGAWPYLWLDATYVKVREGGRIVSRAVIIAVAVNEDGKREVLGVATGPSEAETFWTDFLRSLADRGLRGVKLVVADDHKGLRAAARRVFDATHQRCRVHWMRNALAHAPTKQRTAVAAMLKTIFAQENKADAEAQWEVVADALREKQARLGTLMDVSRDDVLAYMDFPREHWAQIASTNPLERVNREIKRRSDVIGIFPNDEAIIRLVGALMLETNDEWTVARRYMSLESLARVTDNPDIRLSAVAT; encoded by the coding sequence ATGACCGACGACAGAATGACGCTGATCGAGCTGGTTGAGAAGCAGGCTGACGGCGACCTCGTCCGCGAGATGCTGGCCTTCGCGGCCGAGCGGATCATGGAAGCGGAGGTAGAAGAGCGAACCGGCGCCGCGAAGGGCGCACGTTCGCCCCTGCGGGAGGTTCAGCGGAACGGCTACCGGGACCGGGACTGGGACACCCGTGCCGGGCGGATCGCGCTGGAGATCCCGAAACTGAGAAAAGGGAGCTACCTGCCCAGCTTCCTGGAGCCGCGCCGCACAGCCGAGAAGGCGCTCGTGGCGGTGATTCAGGAGGCCTACGTCCAAGGTGTTTCCACGCGCTCCGTGGACGATCTGGTGAAGGCCATGGGCGCGGGCGGCATGTCGAAGAGCCAGGTCAGTCGCCTCTGCGTCGAAATCGACGAGCGGGTGAACGCCTTCCTCTCTCGCCCGCTGGAAGGAGCCTGGCCGTATCTCTGGCTCGACGCGACCTACGTGAAGGTGCGTGAGGGCGGACGGATCGTCAGCCGCGCTGTGATAATCGCCGTCGCGGTCAACGAGGACGGCAAGCGCGAGGTTCTCGGCGTCGCCACCGGTCCTTCCGAAGCAGAAACGTTCTGGACCGACTTCCTGCGCTCTCTCGCAGACCGTGGCCTGCGCGGTGTGAAGCTGGTCGTAGCCGATGACCACAAGGGGCTGCGGGCTGCTGCGCGGCGAGTGTTCGATGCAACGCACCAGCGCTGTCGCGTTCACTGGATGCGCAACGCGCTCGCCCATGCTCCGACCAAGCAGCGCACGGCTGTGGCAGCCATGCTGAAGACGATCTTCGCCCAGGAAAACAAGGCGGATGCCGAAGCCCAATGGGAGGTCGTCGCGGACGCACTGCGCGAGAAGCAGGCGAGGCTCGGCACCCTCATGGACGTCTCGCGCGACGACGTGCTCGCCTACATGGATTTTCCCCGCGAGCACTGGGCTCAGATCGCGTCGACAAATCCACTGGAGCGGGTGAACCGGGAGATCAAGCGCAGGTCTGACGTCATCGGCATCTTCCCGAACGACGAGGCAATCATCCGGCTCGTCGGCGCGCTGATGCTTGAAACCAATGACGAATGGACGGTTGCGCGGAGATATATGTCTCTTGAAAGCCTCGCGCGCGTCACCGACAATCCCGACATCAGGCTGTCCGCCGTGGCGACCTGA
- a CDS encoding flagellar hook-length control protein FliK: MEIRITPSTTIALLQPLRKAGVMGLGQGIIFAEMSDRWSIGDPASTFPVAATVAPVDGAYPAGLEEAGNEASDAPPEGPSGLEPTDFEDEQPWLIPRVAAGHMEDPEKGAHSEESEKGPEETSVRASADQPPMQNDIGSGATRIKPISVTLLWQKDSGFGAFSEERQVSDASSEYPREKLATPAALLSGRVSERMAAQDPAGQRLHADRSVAGTAAMNERRVPLSVDVRQPILSQSAIAIDSNPGLASTEAMRNSGVEMGFPPQQITKATVLEDETAASPVFSDAALYARSKIETADGAWRSASNATVHQSPDKFSLFQQRNLSDSIHTKNQTADLRSVLVMDDQPETVRTTYGTAQTSRSAQLRGPNDSALEPVGASDVERLSNYHTSSTGSSSQFKTAIAGENERFIVSDSEKSGAYLASGLVSQKTASNPTVSSINSAKQSEASTAPWITGRSRPDLQHQVDEDLLAAVVGHDSPPRQPTSPSAAASTVSTPPPPVTRQIAEMISLSPFRTGETELLLAPEELGRVHFAFSQTESGLSVTVAADRPETLAMLRRNAEMLSTELAQAGIGDALIGFREGHGSAPGDGVRAPTFGEVQS; the protein is encoded by the coding sequence ATGGAGATACGAATCACCCCCTCTACGACGATTGCCCTTTTGCAACCCTTGCGGAAGGCTGGCGTAATGGGGCTGGGGCAGGGCATTATCTTCGCCGAAATGTCCGACCGATGGAGTATTGGCGACCCTGCATCAACCTTCCCAGTTGCCGCGACGGTCGCGCCTGTGGATGGGGCTTATCCCGCCGGGCTAGAAGAGGCTGGGAACGAGGCTAGCGATGCCCCGCCTGAGGGACCCTCTGGGTTGGAACCTACGGATTTTGAAGACGAGCAGCCGTGGTTAATCCCGCGCGTGGCCGCTGGCCACATGGAAGATCCGGAAAAAGGAGCTCATTCTGAAGAGAGTGAAAAAGGACCGGAAGAAACGTCTGTTCGCGCGTCGGCTGATCAGCCGCCGATGCAGAACGACATTGGTTCGGGCGCCACAAGAATCAAGCCAATATCGGTTACGCTACTGTGGCAAAAAGACAGCGGCTTCGGCGCTTTCTCGGAAGAGCGTCAGGTCTCCGATGCCTCCTCGGAATACCCGAGAGAGAAATTGGCTACGCCCGCCGCCCTCCTCAGCGGCAGAGTATCCGAGCGAATGGCAGCGCAAGATCCCGCTGGGCAACGCTTGCATGCTGATCGGAGTGTTGCCGGTACTGCAGCAATGAACGAAAGGCGCGTGCCGCTCAGCGTCGACGTTCGTCAGCCAATCTTGTCTCAATCGGCTATCGCAATTGACAGCAATCCGGGTCTAGCCAGCACCGAAGCGATGCGCAACTCCGGGGTCGAGATGGGCTTTCCGCCGCAGCAAATCACGAAGGCCACTGTCCTAGAAGACGAAACCGCAGCCAGCCCCGTTTTTTCAGATGCAGCTCTGTACGCGCGGTCCAAGATAGAGACGGCGGACGGCGCTTGGCGATCAGCATCGAATGCAACAGTTCACCAGTCCCCCGATAAATTTTCGCTGTTCCAGCAGAGGAACCTGAGCGATTCAATTCACACCAAAAATCAAACTGCAGATTTGCGATCCGTCTTGGTCATGGATGATCAACCCGAGACGGTTAGGACGACCTATGGCACCGCGCAGACGTCGCGTTCAGCTCAGCTTCGGGGGCCGAACGACAGTGCCCTGGAGCCCGTCGGCGCGTCAGATGTCGAGAGGCTTTCGAATTATCATACGTCGTCAACTGGCTCGTCGTCACAATTCAAGACTGCGATTGCTGGTGAAAATGAGCGCTTCATCGTCTCTGACTCGGAAAAGAGTGGCGCGTATCTGGCGTCGGGTCTTGTGTCACAGAAAACTGCATCCAATCCGACCGTGAGCTCAATCAATTCTGCCAAGCAGAGCGAAGCAAGCACTGCTCCCTGGATCACCGGACGCAGCCGGCCGGACCTGCAGCATCAGGTCGATGAGGATCTGCTGGCGGCGGTGGTGGGGCATGATTCCCCGCCTCGCCAGCCGACGTCACCATCGGCGGCAGCTTCGACGGTCTCCACGCCGCCACCGCCGGTGACGCGTCAAATTGCCGAAATGATCTCTCTCTCGCCGTTCCGGACCGGAGAAACGGAACTGTTGCTCGCGCCAGAAGAATTGGGAAGGGTGCATTTTGCATTCTCCCAGACAGAAAGCGGCCTGTCTGTCACGGTCGCGGCGGACCGACCAGAGACGCTGGCAATGCTACGCCGCAACGCCGAGATGCTGTCGACTGAACTTGCTCAAGCGGGCATCGGCGATGCTCTGATCGGCTTTCGTGAAGGACATGGTAGTGCCCCGGGGGATGGTGTAAGAGCGCCGACCTTCGGAGAGGTCCAAAGCTGA
- a CDS encoding flagellin, which yields MSSILTNNGAMVALQTLKGINASLAKTQDQISTGKTINSSKDNAAIWAISKTMESDVASFKTIDQTLALGESTVAVARAATESITDLLNKIKTKVISAQEAGTSAEDRKKIQEDINALKQSIASAVNSAQFSGKNLINGTTTSPMKVMSSLDRSLDGSVSVGTIDVQTFDLRMSDAAPGGAVTGLSATATATDGGGAVNIGSALGFQGGSGAIAANDPLADPSNGTSLLAGDVIEITVDSDSFSYTVQEGDTAAEILTGLNAAKTTAGVGGTLTQSAGQLSFDAGTGSGDMAVSLSSSRTPAGGGTGGLADLETLDVTVDGGAEAALDSIEGLIQVAVDATATFGSAQGRFETQRDFIGKLTDSMRSGIGALVDANMEEASARLQALQVQQQLATQSLSIANQAPQALLSLFR from the coding sequence ATGTCCAGTATTCTCACGAATAACGGCGCGATGGTCGCGCTGCAGACCCTCAAGGGGATCAATGCTAGCCTGGCAAAAACCCAGGACCAGATCTCAACCGGCAAAACCATCAATTCGTCAAAGGATAACGCGGCGATCTGGGCCATCTCGAAGACAATGGAATCGGATGTTGCTTCGTTCAAAACCATCGACCAGACGCTCGCCCTCGGAGAATCGACCGTGGCCGTTGCCCGAGCCGCTACCGAGTCGATCACCGACCTTCTGAACAAGATCAAGACGAAGGTGATCTCTGCTCAGGAGGCAGGGACCTCGGCCGAAGACCGCAAGAAAATCCAGGAAGACATCAACGCGCTGAAGCAATCCATCGCTTCGGCAGTAAACTCTGCGCAATTCAGTGGCAAAAACCTGATTAACGGCACCACGACCAGTCCGATGAAGGTGATGTCGTCGCTGGATCGCAGCCTGGACGGGTCGGTGTCTGTTGGCACCATCGACGTGCAGACATTCGATCTTCGTATGAGTGATGCGGCGCCGGGAGGTGCGGTCACCGGTCTCAGCGCGACTGCAACGGCGACCGATGGCGGGGGCGCTGTCAACATCGGCTCGGCTCTGGGCTTCCAGGGCGGGTCGGGTGCGATCGCGGCCAACGATCCTTTGGCTGACCCAAGCAATGGCACCTCGCTTCTTGCAGGCGACGTCATTGAAATCACGGTCGATAGCGACAGCTTCAGCTATACCGTTCAGGAAGGTGACACTGCCGCTGAGATCCTTACCGGCCTGAACGCCGCCAAGACGACGGCAGGTGTCGGCGGCACGCTGACGCAGAGCGCTGGCCAGTTGAGCTTTGACGCCGGAACCGGTTCGGGCGACATGGCGGTGTCGCTGTCCTCCTCGCGAACTCCCGCTGGCGGAGGGACCGGAGGTCTCGCCGATCTTGAAACACTCGACGTAACCGTGGACGGGGGTGCAGAAGCGGCCCTGGATTCGATCGAAGGTCTGATTCAGGTCGCCGTGGATGCAACCGCAACCTTCGGTTCAGCCCAAGGCCGCTTCGAGACGCAACGCGATTTCATCGGCAAGTTGACCGACTCGATGCGTTCGGGCATCGGCGCTCTGGTCGACGCCAATATGGAAGAGGCCTCGGCGCGCTTGCAGGCATTGCAGGTTCAGCAGCAGTTGGCAACGCAGTCGCTTTCCATCGCGAACCAAGCGCCGCAGGCTCTGCTGTCGCTGTTCCGTTAA
- the flaF gene encoding flagellar biosynthesis regulator FlaF yields the protein MNALETRGYSSALTQVETDREAEARLLSRLNADLARSASDVARNYPAFTRALHANERFWVQLATDLAHDDNRLPGEMRAALISLAGFVIAHSAKVRSGAASAQALTDLNLAIIRGLSGQERIG from the coding sequence ATGAATGCACTCGAAACGCGCGGCTACTCCTCAGCTCTCACGCAGGTCGAAACGGATCGCGAAGCTGAAGCGCGGCTGCTGTCGCGCCTGAACGCGGATCTTGCGCGAAGCGCGTCGGACGTCGCGCGCAATTACCCCGCCTTTACGCGTGCGCTGCATGCGAACGAACGATTCTGGGTCCAGTTGGCGACCGATCTGGCACATGATGACAATCGGCTGCCGGGTGAAATGCGCGCGGCGCTGATCTCATTGGCTGGGTTTGTGATCGCGCACAGCGCCAAGGTCCGAAGCGGCGCGGCCTCGGCACAGGCGTTGACGGACCTGAACCTCGCCATCATTAGGGGACTGTCCGGACAGGAGCGCATAGGATGA
- the flbT gene encoding flagellar biosynthesis repressor FlbT, with product MSGLVLKLAPNERLLINGAVIENGARRTRLSIKTAEVNILRLRDAIHPDEARTPVSRACYEAQLVLSGDRDADQGRQLLLQHLEQISQVFEDRDSRKLLADATESVLSQKFYPALKALRDLLPREARLIGAGR from the coding sequence ATGAGCGGGCTGGTTCTGAAACTCGCGCCGAATGAACGGTTGCTGATCAACGGCGCAGTTATCGAAAACGGCGCCCGTCGTACCCGGCTTTCGATCAAGACCGCTGAGGTGAATATTCTTCGGCTGCGCGACGCCATTCATCCGGATGAGGCGCGCACACCCGTTTCCCGCGCCTGTTATGAGGCACAGCTGGTGCTCTCGGGTGATCGCGACGCAGATCAGGGGCGGCAGCTTCTTCTGCAGCATCTCGAACAGATTTCCCAGGTTTTCGAAGATCGCGACAGCCGCAAGCTGCTGGCCGACGCAACTGAGAGCGTTCTGAGCCAGAAATTCTATCCGGCACTGAAGGCGCTGCGCGACCTTCTCCCGCGCGAGGCGCGGCTGATCGGGGCGGGTAGATGA
- a CDS encoding DUF1217 domain-containing protein, giving the protein MASDVAVRSASDHFRENVSKIRSADELLSDYRMLNVTLRAFGLEGDMGGKAFLRQVLNSDLSDEKSIANRLSDQSYRRLAEAFGFQSAAAAQSKPLSAAPNFAERIISQYVEREYQRRVGEGDQNLRLALNARRELATLAQRNVSDVTKWYEIMGNIPLRKVFDGAFGFGDSYAKLPIDRQLAEYQEAADRMFGTASPSLFKDGEQVETLIRRFIVRSTAAAGATSNRFYTALTLLSNAVAPLAR; this is encoded by the coding sequence GTGGCGTCGGACGTGGCGGTCCGCTCGGCCAGTGATCATTTCAGGGAAAATGTATCGAAGATCCGCTCTGCCGATGAGCTTCTCTCCGACTACCGGATGCTGAATGTGACGCTGCGCGCTTTTGGGCTCGAAGGGGACATGGGCGGCAAGGCCTTTCTGCGGCAAGTCTTGAACAGCGATCTGAGTGATGAGAAAAGCATCGCCAATCGACTTTCAGACCAAAGTTACCGCCGCCTTGCCGAGGCCTTCGGCTTTCAATCTGCGGCGGCTGCGCAGTCAAAACCTCTCAGCGCCGCACCGAATTTCGCTGAGCGCATCATTTCCCAATATGTCGAGCGCGAATACCAACGGCGCGTGGGTGAAGGCGACCAGAATCTGCGCCTCGCGCTCAACGCGCGGCGAGAGCTGGCTACGCTGGCCCAAAGAAATGTCAGCGATGTCACCAAGTGGTACGAGATCATGGGCAACATCCCGCTACGCAAAGTGTTCGATGGTGCCTTCGGCTTTGGCGACAGCTATGCGAAACTTCCGATCGACCGCCAGCTTGCAGAGTATCAGGAGGCAGCGGATAGGATGTTCGGCACCGCCTCGCCCTCGCTGTTCAAGGATGGCGAACAGGTCGAAACGCTGATCCGCCGCTTCATCGTGCGAAGCACAGCGGCCGCCGGTGCCACGTCAAACCGCTTCTACACCGCACTGACATTGCTCTCTAACGCTGTCGCCCCCCTTGCTCGGTGA